In the genome of Tropicibacter oceani, one region contains:
- a CDS encoding M3 family oligoendopeptidase: MKHSQFPQPKPLFDANASAGGKDLGKLPEWDLSDLYASEDAPELKRDLDWLEQACASFAADYEGKLATLDAAGFLNAVHRHEKIENIAGRIMSFAGLRYYQMTTDAGRAKFMSDCQEKITNYTTPLVFFTLELNRLDDGHVGALFAANADLARYKPAFDRIRAMKPYQLSDELEKFLHDLGVVGDAWERLFDETIAGLTFDIDGDALNIESTLNFLTEQDRSKREAAARELARVFQDNIKIFARVHNTQAKEKEILDRWRKMPTPQTGRHLSNDVEPEVVEALRNAVVAAYPRLSHRYYALKAKWLGLDTMQVWDRNAPLPMESTRIVGWDEARDTVMNAYTAFDPRMGEIAQPFFEKGWIDAGVKPGKAPGAFAHPTVTTVHPYVMLNYLGKPRDVMTLAHELGHGVHQVLAADQGEMLASTPLTLAETASVFGEMLTFQRMLEGAKTDAERKVMLAGKVEDMINTVVRQIAFYDFECKLHEARRGGELTPDDINALWMSVQAQSLGPVFDYMPGYETFWAYIPHFVHSPFYVYAYAFGDGLVNALYAAYQEQPEGFQDKYFDMLKAGGSKNHKELLAPFGLDATDPTFWDKGLSMIEGFIDQLEAMEG; encoded by the coding sequence ATGAAGCACAGCCAATTCCCGCAGCCCAAACCGCTTTTCGATGCCAATGCCAGCGCCGGAGGAAAGGATCTGGGCAAGCTGCCCGAATGGGACCTGAGCGACCTTTATGCCTCTGAGGACGCACCGGAACTCAAGCGCGACCTGGACTGGCTTGAACAGGCCTGCGCCAGCTTTGCCGCCGATTACGAAGGCAAACTGGCCACGCTGGACGCCGCCGGGTTCCTGAACGCCGTGCACCGCCACGAAAAGATCGAAAACATCGCCGGGCGCATCATGTCCTTTGCGGGCTTGCGCTATTACCAGATGACCACCGACGCGGGCCGCGCCAAGTTCATGTCGGATTGCCAGGAAAAGATCACCAACTACACCACGCCGCTGGTCTTCTTCACGCTGGAACTGAACCGGCTGGACGATGGCCATGTGGGCGCGCTGTTTGCCGCCAACGCCGATCTGGCCCGCTACAAACCCGCCTTTGACCGCATCCGCGCGATGAAGCCCTACCAACTGTCGGACGAGCTGGAAAAGTTCCTGCACGATCTGGGGGTTGTGGGCGACGCCTGGGAACGGCTGTTCGATGAAACCATCGCCGGGCTGACCTTTGACATCGACGGCGACGCGCTGAACATCGAAAGCACCCTGAACTTCCTGACCGAACAGGACCGCTCCAAACGCGAGGCAGCCGCCCGCGAACTGGCCCGCGTCTTTCAGGACAACATCAAGATCTTTGCCCGCGTGCACAACACGCAGGCCAAGGAAAAGGAAATCCTGGACCGCTGGCGCAAGATGCCGACGCCGCAGACCGGCCGTCACCTGTCCAACGACGTCGAACCCGAGGTGGTCGAGGCCCTGCGCAATGCCGTGGTCGCCGCCTACCCGCGCCTGTCGCACCGCTATTACGCCTTGAAGGCAAAATGGCTGGGCCTTGACACCATGCAGGTCTGGGATCGCAACGCGCCCCTGCCGATGGAAAGCACCCGCATCGTCGGCTGGGACGAGGCGCGCGATACGGTGATGAATGCCTATACCGCCTTTGATCCGCGCATGGGTGAGATCGCCCAGCCGTTTTTCGAAAAAGGCTGGATCGATGCGGGCGTCAAACCCGGCAAGGCCCCCGGCGCCTTTGCCCACCCCACCGTCACCACCGTGCACCCCTACGTGATGCTCAACTACCTCGGCAAACCGCGCGACGTGATGACCCTGGCGCATGAACTGGGCCACGGCGTGCATCAGGTGCTGGCGGCCGATCAGGGCGAAATGCTGGCCTCGACGCCCCTGACCCTGGCCGAAACCGCCAGCGTCTTTGGCGAAATGCTGACCTTCCAGCGCATGCTCGAAGGCGCGAAAACCGACGCCGAGCGCAAGGTCATGCTGGCCGGCAAGGTCGAGGACATGATCAACACCGTCGTCCGCCAGATCGCGTTCTACGACTTCGAATGCAAGCTGCACGAGGCGCGCCGCGGCGGAGAGTTGACCCCCGACGACATCAACGCCCTGTGGATGAGCGTTCAGGCGCAATCGCTCGGGCCGGTCTTCGACTACATGCCGGGCTATGAAACCTTCTGGGCCTATATTCCGCACTTCGTGCATTCACCCTTCTACGTCTATGCCTATGCCTTTGGCGACGGTCTGGTGAACGCGCTTTACGCCGCCTACCAGGAACAGCCCGAGGGCTTTCAGGACAAGTATTTCGACATGCTCAAGGCGGGCGGATCGAAGAACCACAAAGAGCTTCTGGCCCCCTTCGGGCTGGATGCCACCGACCCCACATTCTGGGACAAGGGCCTGTCGATGATCGAAGGCTTCATCGACCAGCTCGAGGCGATGGAAGGCTGA
- a CDS encoding ATP-dependent DNA ligase yields the protein MHDFAQLFLRLDQTTKTKAKTEALADYFIHADDQDKLWCIALFSGRRPKRAVTTTQLREWAAERAGLALWLLEECYPVVGDLAETIALVLPPEAENTNKGLTHWIKYLQNLTNVEPEERKAQILAAWDQMDSTQRLLFNKLITGGFRIGVSQKLMTRALAQATGQDEAGLALRLMGNWTPETVSFHSLIEADNPQADESRPYPFYLAHPLDGAPDDLGAPEDWQAEWKWDGIRGQLVLRGGNHHLWSRGEELITDRFPEFARAADFLPQGTVLDGEIVTWDGTQPMGFSTLQPRIGRKNVPKKLLRDAPVTLLAYDLLEAQGQDLRPLALHHRRSALETMLSALPPEAPVRASPLIAFDDWAGLARMRGASRDHKAEGVMLKRRASPYLSGRKKGDWWKWKLDPLTVDAVMIYAQAGHGRRAGLYTDFTFAVWQGNDLVPFTKAYSGLTDAEFNKISAWVRKNTLQRFGPVRQVRPEHVFEIAFEGIQASPRHKSGIALRFPRMVRWRHDKPVSEANTLSDLQDLLALYG from the coding sequence ATGCATGATTTCGCCCAGCTTTTCCTGCGCCTGGACCAGACGACAAAAACCAAAGCAAAAACAGAGGCTTTGGCCGATTACTTCATCCATGCGGACGATCAGGACAAACTCTGGTGCATCGCGCTGTTTTCCGGACGGCGCCCCAAGCGCGCGGTGACCACCACCCAATTGCGCGAATGGGCGGCCGAGCGCGCCGGATTGGCGCTGTGGCTGCTTGAGGAATGCTATCCCGTGGTTGGCGATCTGGCCGAAACGATCGCCCTTGTCCTGCCCCCCGAGGCGGAAAACACGAACAAGGGATTAACGCATTGGATCAAATATTTACAAAACTTAACGAATGTTGAACCTGAGGAACGAAAGGCGCAAATCCTTGCCGCCTGGGACCAGATGGACAGCACCCAGCGGCTGTTGTTCAACAAGCTGATCACCGGCGGGTTTCGCATCGGGGTCAGCCAGAAACTGATGACCCGCGCCCTGGCCCAGGCCACCGGCCAGGACGAGGCCGGGCTGGCGCTGCGCTTGATGGGCAACTGGACCCCCGAAACCGTCAGCTTTCACAGCCTGATCGAGGCGGACAACCCGCAGGCCGACGAAAGCCGGCCCTATCCGTTCTACCTTGCCCATCCGCTGGACGGTGCGCCGGACGATCTGGGCGCACCCGAAGACTGGCAGGCAGAATGGAAATGGGACGGCATCCGCGGCCAGTTGGTCCTGCGCGGCGGCAACCATCACCTGTGGTCGCGCGGCGAAGAGCTGATCACCGACCGCTTTCCCGAATTCGCGCGCGCCGCCGATTTCCTGCCCCAGGGCACCGTTCTGGACGGCGAGATCGTGACCTGGGACGGCACCCAGCCGATGGGGTTTTCGACGCTGCAACCCCGCATTGGCCGCAAGAACGTTCCGAAAAAGCTGCTCAGGGACGCCCCGGTGACCCTGCTGGCCTATGACCTTCTGGAAGCGCAGGGCCAGGACCTGCGCCCGCTTGCGCTGCACCATCGCCGCAGCGCGCTGGAAACGATGCTGTCTGCCCTGCCGCCCGAGGCGCCGGTGCGGGCCTCGCCGCTGATCGCGTTTGACGACTGGGCCGGGCTTGCCCGGATGCGCGGCGCCTCGCGCGATCACAAGGCCGAAGGCGTGATGCTGAAACGCCGGGCCAGCCCCTATCTGTCGGGCCGCAAAAAGGGGGACTGGTGGAAATGGAAGCTGGACCCGCTGACCGTGGATGCGGTGATGATCTATGCGCAGGCCGGACATGGGCGGCGCGCGGGCCTGTATACCGATTTCACCTTTGCGGTCTGGCAGGGCAACGACCTTGTCCCCTTTACCAAGGCCTATTCCGGCCTGACGGACGCAGAGTTCAACAAGATCAGCGCATGGGTGCGCAAGAACACGCTGCAACGCTTTGGCCCGGTGCGGCAGGTGCGCCCTGAACATGTGTTCGAAATCGCCTTTGAGGGGATCCAGGCCAGTCCGCGGCACAAATCCGGCATTGCCCTGCGGTTTCCTCGGATGGTCCGCTGGCGTCACGACAAACCCGTGTCCGAAGCCAATACTCTGAGCGATCTGCAGGACCTGCTGGCGCTATACGGCTGA
- a CDS encoding ligase-associated DNA damage response exonuclease, with amino-acid sequence MTDALLTFTEAGIYCPRGDFYIDPWRPVDRALITHGHSDHARPGHRRYLATHAALPVMRHRLGAITAEGIAYDAPLDINGVTVSFHPAGHIPGSAQIRVAHKGEVWVVSGDYKTTPDSLCEPFEPVRCQHFITECTFGLPVFKWAAQDSVAQEINQWWAAQAQAGGYALLGAYSLGKAQRLLRMVDPQIGPILTHGAVEATNAVLRAQGYALPDTRQVTPDMDVKALAGALVLAPPAALGSAWAKRFKGASTGFASGWMRLRGVRRRRGMDRGFVVSDHADWDGLLWAIRQTGAENIYPTHGYTDIFARHLGSLGYQARVVPTEFGGEDGAADPEAA; translated from the coding sequence ATGACAGACGCTCTTTTGACCTTTACCGAAGCCGGGATTTACTGTCCCAGGGGCGATTTCTACATAGATCCCTGGCGCCCGGTCGACCGCGCCCTGATCACCCATGGCCATTCCGACCACGCGCGCCCCGGGCATCGCCGCTATCTGGCGACCCATGCGGCGCTGCCGGTGATGCGCCATCGCCTTGGCGCGATCACCGCCGAGGGGATCGCCTATGACGCGCCGCTGGACATCAACGGCGTCACCGTGTCCTTTCACCCCGCCGGGCATATCCCCGGATCGGCGCAGATCCGGGTGGCCCACAAGGGCGAAGTCTGGGTCGTTTCGGGCGATTACAAGACAACTCCAGACAGCCTGTGCGAACCCTTCGAGCCGGTCCGCTGTCAGCATTTCATCACCGAATGCACCTTTGGGCTGCCGGTCTTCAAATGGGCGGCGCAGGACAGCGTCGCACAAGAGATCAACCAGTGGTGGGCCGCGCAGGCGCAGGCCGGCGGCTATGCCCTGTTGGGGGCCTATTCGCTGGGCAAGGCGCAGCGCCTGTTGCGGATGGTCGACCCGCAGATCGGCCCCATCCTGACCCATGGCGCGGTCGAGGCAACCAATGCCGTGCTGCGCGCCCAGGGCTATGCGCTGCCGGACACCCGGCAGGTCACGCCCGACATGGACGTCAAGGCGCTGGCCGGAGCGCTGGTTCTTGCGCCGCCTGCGGCCCTGGGCAGCGCCTGGGCCAAACGGTTCAAGGGCGCGTCCACCGGCTTTGCCAGCGGCTGGATGCGGCTGCGCGGCGTGCGGCGGCGGCGCGGCATGGACCGCGGCTTTGTGGTGTCGGATCATGCCGACTGGGATGGGCTGCTGTGGGCGATCCGACAGACAGGGGCGGAAAACATATATCCGACGCATGGTTACACCGACATCTTCGCGCGCCATCTGGGCAGTCTTGGCTATCAGGCCCGGGTCGTTCCAACCGAATTTGGCGGCGAAGACGGTGCCGCCGACCCCGAGGCAGCCTGA
- a CDS encoding alpha/beta fold hydrolase yields the protein MLTTAPFHADLAEGPALSRAYWIAAADGMRLRIAHYPASEGAQGTVLLFPGRTEYVEKYGRTAAHLAAAGYHTITVDWRGQGLADRMLDDPRTGHVHVFEDYQRDVSAMLHAVALLDLPQPMHLIGHSMGGCIGLRAVMDGLPVASCTFTGPMWGIRIADPLRPAAWALSWGSKHFGLSHHYAPGTGNDSYVASAPFEDNMLTTDPEMWDYMRRQILAQPDLQLGGPSLGWLHEALSETRSLARRPSPTLPCLCFTGTNERIVDIPRIEQRMAHWPGGKLVMVHKGEHELLMEHDTMRQDVMDQILGLFEHSASRRAKTA from the coding sequence ATGCTGACCACTGCCCCCTTTCACGCCGATCTGGCCGAAGGTCCGGCCCTGTCGCGGGCCTATTGGATCGCCGCCGCCGATGGTATGCGCCTGCGCATTGCCCATTACCCGGCAAGCGAAGGGGCGCAGGGCACGGTGCTGCTGTTTCCGGGCCGCACCGAATACGTCGAAAAATATGGCCGGACCGCTGCCCACCTGGCGGCGGCCGGCTATCACACCATCACCGTCGACTGGCGCGGCCAGGGGCTGGCCGACCGGATGCTGGATGACCCGCGCACCGGGCACGTCCATGTTTTCGAGGATTATCAACGCGATGTCAGCGCCATGCTGCATGCCGTCGCGCTGCTGGACTTGCCGCAACCGATGCATCTGATCGGGCATTCCATGGGCGGCTGCATCGGCTTGCGGGCCGTGATGGACGGGCTGCCGGTGGCGTCGTGCACCTTTACCGGGCCGATGTGGGGCATCCGGATCGCCGATCCGCTGCGCCCCGCGGCCTGGGCCCTGTCCTGGGGCAGCAAGCATTTCGGCCTGTCGCATCACTATGCGCCCGGCACCGGCAATGACAGCTATGTCGCCTCGGCCCCGTTCGAGGACAACATGCTGACCACCGATCCCGAGATGTGGGATTACATGCGCCGGCAGATCCTGGCGCAGCCGGACCTGCAGCTTGGCGGCCCCTCACTGGGCTGGCTTCACGAGGCGCTGAGCGAGACCCGCAGCCTGGCCCGCCGCCCGTCGCCCACCCTGCCCTGCCTGTGCTTCACCGGCACGAACGAACGGATCGTCGACATCCCGCGCATCGAACAGCGCATGGCGCATTGGCCCGGCGGCAAGCTGGTGATGGTGCACAAGGGCGAGCACGAGCTTTTGATGGAGCATGACACCATGCGCCAGGACGTGATGGACCAGATCCTGGGGCTGTTCGAACACAGCGCATCGCGCCGGGCAAAGACCGCCTGA
- a CDS encoding SCP2 sterol-binding domain-containing protein, producing the protein MSDTLNSAVTALNEKLSGSGFDGTAKFVLGDEGSLIIDSDGARIGDDDADVTLSADADTFQQIFEGEMNPTNAFMAGKLTIDGDMGAAMRLASLLG; encoded by the coding sequence ATGAGCGATACTTTGAACTCCGCCGTCACGGCTCTGAACGAAAAACTGAGCGGCAGCGGCTTTGACGGCACCGCGAAATTCGTTCTGGGCGACGAGGGCAGCCTGATCATCGATTCGGACGGTGCCCGGATCGGCGACGACGACGCCGATGTGACCCTCAGCGCCGATGCGGACACCTTCCAGCAGATCTTCGAAGGTGAAATGAACCCGACGAATGCCTTCATGGCCGGCAAGCTGACCATTGATGGCGATATGGGCGCGGCGATGCGCCTGGCGTCCTTGCTGGGATAA
- a CDS encoding tetratricopeptide repeat protein — protein MDFKSTLAAFAALVMISLPVGVSAESRAEDLLQRLQQAEDATAAARLERQIIDEWSKSGSPAMDLLLKRGNDALEVEKIDEAIEHFRALTDHAPDFAEGWHGLALAYYQDNAFGPAMDALERVLALNPHHFAALRGVGAVHEQTGHAALAYEVYERVLEIRPHDEDVLEALKRLEREVRGVTL, from the coding sequence ATGGACTTCAAAAGTACCCTTGCGGCATTTGCCGCCCTAGTCATGATTTCCCTACCCGTAGGCGTGTCGGCGGAAAGCCGCGCCGAGGATCTGTTGCAGCGACTGCAACAGGCCGAGGACGCGACCGCAGCCGCCCGATTGGAACGGCAAATCATTGATGAATGGTCAAAATCCGGATCTCCGGCGATGGATTTGCTGCTCAAACGCGGCAATGACGCGCTTGAGGTGGAAAAAATCGACGAAGCGATCGAGCATTTTCGGGCGCTGACCGATCACGCCCCCGATTTTGCCGAAGGCTGGCACGGGCTGGCGCTGGCCTATTACCAGGATAACGCCTTTGGCCCGGCGATGGATGCGCTGGAACGGGTGCTGGCGCTGAACCCGCATCATTTTGCCGCGCTGCGCGGGGTCGGGGCGGTGCATGAACAGACCGGGCACGCGGCCCTTGCCTATGAGGTCTATGAACGGGTACTTGAAATCCGGCCGCATGATGAAGATGTGCTGGAAGCGCTCAAGCGGCTTGAACGCGAGGTACGGGGCGTCACGCTCTGA
- a CDS encoding helicase-related protein, with product MAPSARVAAILGPTNTGKTHYAIERMLGYRSGVIGLPLRLLAREVYDKIVRARGPSVVALVTGEERIVPPRAQFWVCTVEAMPEGMGADFVAIDEIQLCADPERGHVFTDRLMRMRGLHETLFLGSDTMRGPIAQLVPGVEFLRRERMSQLMYNGSKKISRLPPRSAIVGFSVDNVYAIAELLKRQKGGAAVVMGALSPRTRNAQVEMYQNGEVDYLVATDAIGMGLNLDIDHVAFSSLTKFDGRRMRPLMPNELAQIAGRAGRGMSHGTFGTTGDTGQIPDDWAEAICNHQFTPLKKLNWRNPRLNFGSIDALDRSLDESPSHDTLLKAREADDLRALRTLAAEAEVRARASSPKSVQLLWDVCRIPDFRGISPAEHAGLLQVIFQHLHETGTVPDDFMARQVKRIDRTDGDIDTLSKRLAYIRTWTYVAQRRGWTRDETHWREATRAVEDSLSDALHTALTQRFVDRRTSVLLRRLKQKEALLAEVNDQGEVTVEGEFVGKLEGFRFRQDKDAQGQEAKTLKQASLQALAPHFHLRADRFYNAPDTEIDFTEQGGLMWGQQAVGKLAKGDDPLKPRIVAFVDDEAGADVAAKVERRLQHFIDRKIAALFEPLTKMQEDETLTGLARGFAFRLVEGMGVIPRADVADEVKSLDQDARGALRKHGVRFGQYTIFMPLLLKPAPTRLRLVLWSLANGLDEFPEAPPPGLVTVPNLEEVPAQHYTLAGYRKAGARAIRIDMLERLADMIRTEDSRGGFEAKADMLSITGMTLEQFADLMAGLGYKAEKGEREKVKPVDAVVADVAPQDSGAVAENAPADVPDGVAAIPDEGVAPVAAEIPAETEVGPGVADTAAGDLLPGEAADAAIATPEIEVFYTFTWGGNRGANANRRGGGRPQRDGQQRQGQGQGQGQGQSRGQGGKPRGKGGPKGKGAPRPDRGGAKSFEARPPRKEKPIDPDNPFAAALMGLKDKS from the coding sequence ATGGCCCCCAGCGCAAGGGTTGCGGCCATTCTTGGCCCGACCAATACAGGCAAGACGCATTACGCCATCGAACGGATGCTGGGCTATCGATCCGGGGTGATCGGTCTGCCGCTGCGCCTGCTTGCGCGCGAAGTCTATGACAAGATCGTCCGCGCGCGCGGACCGTCGGTCGTGGCGCTGGTCACCGGCGAAGAACGCATCGTGCCGCCGCGCGCGCAATTCTGGGTCTGCACGGTCGAGGCCATGCCCGAAGGCATGGGCGCCGATTTCGTTGCCATTGATGAAATCCAGCTTTGCGCGGACCCCGAGCGGGGACATGTCTTTACCGACCGTCTGATGCGGATGCGCGGGCTGCACGAAACGCTGTTCCTGGGCTCGGACACCATGCGCGGGCCGATTGCCCAACTGGTTCCTGGGGTCGAATTCCTGCGCCGCGAGCGTATGAGCCAGTTGATGTATAATGGTTCGAAAAAGATAAGCAGGCTGCCCCCAAGGTCCGCGATTGTCGGCTTTTCAGTTGATAATGTCTATGCGATTGCCGAACTGCTAAAGCGTCAAAAGGGCGGCGCAGCGGTGGTCATGGGGGCGCTTTCCCCCAGAACGCGCAACGCGCAGGTCGAAATGTACCAGAATGGCGAGGTTGATTACCTGGTGGCCACCGACGCCATCGGCATGGGGTTGAACCTGGACATCGACCACGTGGCGTTCAGCAGCCTGACCAAGTTCGATGGGCGGCGCATGCGCCCCTTGATGCCGAACGAGCTGGCGCAGATCGCCGGGCGCGCCGGCAGGGGTATGAGCCACGGCACCTTTGGCACCACCGGCGACACCGGCCAGATCCCCGACGACTGGGCCGAGGCGATCTGCAACCACCAGTTCACGCCGCTCAAGAAACTCAACTGGCGCAATCCGCGGCTGAACTTCGGCTCGATCGACGCGCTGGACCGCAGCCTGGATGAAAGCCCCAGCCACGACACCCTGCTGAAAGCCCGCGAGGCGGACGACCTGCGCGCCCTGCGCACCCTGGCCGCCGAGGCCGAGGTGCGCGCCCGCGCCAGCAGCCCAAAATCGGTGCAACTGCTGTGGGATGTCTGCCGCATCCCCGACTTTCGCGGAATTTCGCCGGCAGAACACGCCGGGCTGTTGCAGGTCATCTTTCAGCATCTGCACGAAACTGGTACAGTCCCCGACGATTTCATGGCCCGGCAGGTCAAGCGGATCGACAGGACGGATGGCGACATTGACACATTGTCGAAACGTCTGGCCTATATCCGCACATGGACCTATGTGGCGCAAAGGCGCGGCTGGACCCGTGACGAAACCCATTGGCGCGAGGCAACCCGCGCTGTAGAAGACAGCCTGTCGGATGCATTGCATACGGCTCTGACGCAAAGATTTGTAGACCGGCGGACCAGTGTCTTGCTTCGCCGGTTGAAACAGAAGGAGGCCCTTTTGGCCGAAGTAAACGATCAAGGTGAAGTGACCGTCGAAGGTGAATTCGTCGGGAAACTCGAAGGGTTCCGGTTCCGTCAGGACAAGGACGCACAGGGCCAGGAGGCCAAGACGCTGAAACAGGCGTCCTTGCAGGCCCTGGCGCCGCATTTCCATCTGCGGGCGGACCGTTTCTATAACGCGCCCGATACCGAGATCGACTTTACCGAACAGGGCGGTCTGATGTGGGGCCAGCAGGCCGTGGGCAAGCTGGCCAAGGGGGATGACCCCCTCAAGCCGCGCATCGTGGCCTTTGTCGATGATGAAGCGGGCGCCGATGTCGCCGCCAAGGTCGAACGCCGCCTGCAGCATTTTATCGATCGCAAGATCGCCGCGCTGTTCGAGCCGCTGACCAAGATGCAGGAAGACGAAACGCTGACCGGACTGGCGCGCGGCTTTGCCTTCCGCCTGGTCGAGGGCATGGGCGTGATCCCGCGCGCCGATGTGGCCGACGAGGTCAAATCGCTGGATCAGGACGCGCGCGGCGCGTTGCGCAAGCATGGCGTGCGGTTTGGTCAGTACACGATCTTCATGCCCTTGCTGCTGAAGCCCGCGCCGACGCGGCTGCGGCTGGTGCTGTGGTCGCTGGCCAATGGCCTGGACGAATTCCCCGAAGCCCCGCCCCCCGGGTTGGTCACCGTGCCCAACCTCGAAGAGGTGCCGGCCCAGCACTATACGCTGGCCGGGTATCGCAAGGCCGGTGCGCGGGCGATCCGCATCGACATGCTGGAACGCCTCGCCGACATGATCCGGACCGAGGACAGCCGTGGCGGGTTCGAGGCAAAGGCCGACATGCTGTCGATCACCGGCATGACGCTGGAACAATTCGCCGACCTGATGGCCGGACTTGGCTACAAGGCCGAAAAAGGCGAACGCGAAAAGGTCAAGCCGGTGGATGCCGTCGTTGCTGACGTGGCGCCCCAGGACAGCGGTGCGGTGGCCGAGAACGCTCCGGCGGATGTCCCTGACGGCGTCGCGGCAATCCCGGACGAAGGCGTTGCCCCGGTCGCGGCGGAAATTCCGGCCGAAACCGAAGTGGGGCCGGGCGTTGCCGACACGGCGGCGGGCGATTTGCTTCCGGGTGAGGCAGCGGATGCCGCCATCGCAACCCCCGAGATCGAGGTGTTCTACACCTTTACCTGGGGCGGCAACCGCGGCGCCAATGCCAACCGTCGCGGCGGCGGACGTCCGCAGCGCGATGGCCAGCAGCGTCAGGGGCAGGGACAAGGCCAGGGTCAGGGCCAGAGCCGTGGCCAGGGCGGCAAACCGCGCGGCAAGGGTGGCCCCAAGGGCAAAGGTGCGCCCAGACCTGACCGTGGTGGCGCCAAGTCCTTTGAGGCGCGCCCGCCCCGCAAGGAAAAGCCGATCGATCCCGACAACCCCTTTGCAGCCGCTCTCATGGGGCTCAAGGACAAGTCGTAA
- a CDS encoding RNA-binding S4 domain-containing protein → MAETPGKIRIDKWLWHARFFKTRTLAAKVVGAGHCRVNGLPVAKPAYGLAGGDVVTFPQNDDVRVIKVLAFGERRGPAPEAQALYEDLAPPEKQERTPHAPGFDGGGRPSKKDRRQFEKSRREALE, encoded by the coding sequence GTGGCTGAAACGCCCGGCAAGATCCGCATCGACAAATGGCTGTGGCATGCGCGTTTCTTCAAGACGCGCACGCTGGCGGCCAAGGTTGTCGGGGCAGGGCATTGCCGGGTGAACGGCCTGCCTGTGGCCAAGCCCGCCTATGGGCTGGCCGGCGGCGACGTGGTGACCTTTCCGCAAAACGATGACGTTCGCGTGATCAAGGTGCTGGCCTTTGGCGAAAGGCGCGGCCCCGCACCCGAGGCGCAGGCGCTGTACGAGGATCTCGCACCGCCTGAAAAGCAAGAGCGCACGCCCCATGCGCCGGGCTTCGACGGTGGCGGGCGGCCTTCGAAAAAGGATCGCCGACAGTTCGAAAAGTCGCGGCGAGAGGCGCTTGAATGA
- the fdxA gene encoding ferredoxin FdxA yields MTYVVIDNCIACKYTDCVEVCPVDCFYEGENMLVIHPDECIDCGVCEPECPADAIRPDTEPDMDKWVEFNRKYSELWPVIITKKDQLPEAEERDGETDKLTKYFSEQPGEGG; encoded by the coding sequence ATGACCTACGTCGTCATCGACAACTGCATCGCCTGCAAATACACCGACTGCGTCGAAGTATGCCCCGTGGATTGTTTCTATGAGGGTGAGAACATGCTGGTGATCCACCCCGATGAATGCATCGACTGCGGCGTGTGCGAACCCGAATGCCCCGCCGACGCCATCCGCCCGGACACCGAACCGGACATGGACAAATGGGTCGAGTTCAACCGCAAGTATTCCGAGCTGTGGCCTGTCATCATCACCAAGAAAGACCAGCTGCCCGAGGCAGAAGAGCGTGACGGCGAGACCGACAAGCTGACCAAGTACTTTTCCGAACAGCCCGGCGAAGGCGGCTGA
- a CDS encoding CarD family transcriptional regulator codes for MSKAKKSEFRPNDYVVYPAHGVGQIVNIEEQEIAGIQLELFVISFEKDKMTLRVPTHKATEVGMRSLSSQDVVDQAMRTLKGKAKVKRAMWSRRAQEYEQKINSGDLIAIAEVVRDLHRADDQREQSYSERQLYEAALERLTREVAAVAGGDEVAAAKQVGDVLDLRAA; via the coding sequence ATGAGTAAAGCCAAGAAATCCGAATTCCGTCCGAACGATTACGTGGTCTATCCGGCGCATGGCGTCGGCCAGATCGTGAACATCGAAGAGCAGGAAATCGCCGGCATCCAGTTGGAGCTGTTCGTGATTTCCTTTGAGAAAGACAAGATGACCCTGCGGGTGCCGACACATAAGGCAACCGAGGTGGGCATGCGCTCGCTCAGCTCTCAGGACGTGGTGGATCAGGCGATGCGCACCCTCAAGGGCAAGGCCAAGGTCAAGCGGGCCATGTGGTCGCGCCGTGCCCAGGAATACGAACAGAAGATCAACTCGGGCGATCTGATCGCCATTGCCGAGGTCGTGCGCGACCTGCACCGCGCCGATGACCAGCGCGAGCAGAGCTATTCCGAGCGTCAGCTTTACGAAGCGGCGCTGGAGCGTCTGACCCGCGAAGTGGCCGCCGTTGCCGGCGGCGACGAGGTGGCTGCTGCCAAGCAGGTGGGTGACGTGCTGGACCTGCGCGCCGCCTGA